A region of Amyelois transitella isolate CPQ chromosome 11, ilAmyTran1.1, whole genome shotgun sequence DNA encodes the following proteins:
- the LOC106136714 gene encoding uncharacterized protein LOC106136714, which yields MDRNNMRSSYINSGPRSLPHMGGGKRHNGNGHGHNGARHSPPSQSPPAPPQNNNNSNSNNSNTQHDDLINYIYESWNKVTREIERGSDEARYYQEVVAPRQLANFRPFNLEELWGRRLMQSMNRNKHRS from the exons ATGGACCGAAACAATATGAG ATCAAGCTACATAAACAGTGGGCCTCGTTCCCTTCCCCACATGGGTGGGGGCAAGCGTCACAATGGCAATGGACACGGTCACAACGGAGCAAGACACAGCCCCCCCTCACAGAGCCCGCCAGCCCCGCCACAGAACAACAACAACAGTAATAGCAACAACAGTAACACCCAACACGATGATCTCATAAATTATATCTATGAATCTTGGAATAag GTGACCCGTGAAATAGAGCGTGGAAGCGACGAGGCAAGATACTATCAAGAGGTGGTGGCGCCCCGCCAACTCGCCAACTTCAGACCATTCAACCTCGAGGAGCTATGGGGACGCCGCCTCATGCAGAGTATGAACAGAAACAAACACAGGTCTTAG
- the LOC106136706 gene encoding THO complex subunit 1 yields the protein MSDRNGFEELRAKYKDVLSKAFTTNNIDLLDSFSKNTNETDRKAAMDQAFRDKLLELLVEEPETLESYVCFCIESCRRHMVTPTMPVVLLGDIFDALTLNKCEQMFTYVESGVNIWKEDLFFIACKNNLLRMCNDLLRRLSRSQNTVFCGRILLFLAKFFPFSERSGLNIVSEFNLENVTEFGGDSSSTLKDSLDEEMVVDDEKSKLSIDYNLYCRFWSLQDFFRNPNTCYNKIQWKTFVAHSGSVLSAFSSYKLEAVELQKSKMNRLKAVTDVEMHENKEQHYFAKFLTNQKLLELQLSDSNFRRCVLIQFLILFQYLSSTVKFKMESQELKQDQAEWVKETMALVYKLLGETPPNGKKFAECVKHILKREEHWNNWKNDGCPEFQKPKPPVQVDSTEEIKRASKRRRPVGDIIKEYEGQNKHYMGNNELTKLWNLCPDNLTACRTKERDFMPSLESYMLTGVESESGRKRTSCGGWGWRALRLLARRSPHFFVHTNNPIGRLPDYLDDMVERVTREVAANAAAANANGDGITDKSVKQEAAEEEISEEQIEADLIKEEDTADIEQVPDSTHAGEEDYDKTTRSRVTMITPTQLEAVSAKLTDWKKLAAKLGYKTDEIQYFESENATDAARAKNMLQLWFDDDEDASVENLLYIMEGLELTEACEALKSVK from the exons ATGTCGGATCGAAATGGATTTGAGGAACTGCGAGCAAAATACAAG GATGTCCTATCCAAAGCATTTACAACAAACAACATCGATTTGCTGGATTCTTTTTCGAAGAACACTAATGAGACAGACAGAAAAGCTGCTATGGACCAAGCTTTCAGGGACAAGCTGCTGGAACTTTTGGTCGAGGAGCCAGAGACGCTCGAATCTTACGTCTGCTTCTGCATCGAGTCATGTAGACGACATATGGTCACACCAACAATGCCTGTAGTACTTTTAGGAGATATATTTGATGCATTGACATTGAATAAATGCGAGCAGATGTTTACATATGTTGAAAGTGGAGTGAATATATGGAAAgaggatttattttttatagcttgtaaaaataatttgcttCGTATGTGCAATGATCTCTTACGGAGATTATCGAGATCTCAAAATACAGTGTTTTGTGGAAGAATCTTGCTTTTCCTTGCCAAATTCTTCCCATTCTCTGAACGTTCAGGACTTAATATTGTGTCGGAATTTAATTTGGAAAATGTTACGGAATTTGGTGGAGACAGTTCGAGTACATTAAAAGACTCGCTGGATGAAGAAATGGTTGTAGATGATGAGAAAAGCAAGCTGAGTATTGATTACAATTTGTACTGCAGATTTTGGAGTCTCCAGGACTTTTTTAGGAACCCGAATACATGTTACAACAAGATTCAGTGGAAAACATTTGTTGCG CATTCTGGAAGTGTTCTGTCAGCTTTCTCGTCATACAAACTAGAAGCTGTTGAGCTTCAGAAGTCAAAGATGAACCGACTGAAAGCAGTCACCGACGTGGAAATGCACGAGAACAAAGAACAGCACTATTTTGCCAAGTTCCTTACCAATCAGAAACTATTGGAGCTACAATTGTCGGATTCGAACTTCCGAAGATGTGTGCTGATACAGTTCTTGATATTGTTCCAGTATTTATCTTCTACtgttaagtttaaaat GGAGTCTCAAGAGCTGAAACAAGACCAAGCCGAATGGGTAAAAGAGACCATGGCTCTAGTTTACAAACTTTTGGGAGAGACCCCACCAAATGGCAAGAAATTTGCAGAGTGCGTCAAACATATATTGAAGAGGGAAGAGCATTGGAATAATTGGAAAAATGATGGGTGCCCAG AATTCCAAAAACCAAAGCCGCCAGTGCAAGTGGACTCGACAGAAGAGATCAAACGGGCGAGCAAAAGGAGGCGCCCCGTCGGAGACATCATAAAAGAGTATGAAGGTCAAAACAAACACTACATGGGCAA taatgAACTGACAAAACTGTGGAATTTATGCCCAGACAACCTGACTGCATGCCGCACAAAAGAGAGGGATTTCATGCCATcattag AATCCTACATGCTGACCGGCGTAGAAAGTGAGTCGGGTCGCAAGCGCACGTCGTGCGGGGGGTGGGGATGGCGAGCGCTGAGACTGCTCGCTCGTCGGTCGCCACACTTCTTTGTTCACACCAATAATCCGATCGGGCGGTTGCCGGACTACCTAGACGATATG GTTGAACGCGTGACTCGCGAAGTAGCAGCAAACGCGGCCGCAGCCAATGCTAACGGGGACGGAATCACCGATAAATCTGTTAAACAg GAGGCCGCCGAAGAAGAAATTTCAGAGGAACAAATCGAAGCGGACCTCATAAAGGAGGAAGATACTGCTGACATTGAACAG GTGCCAGACTCCACCCACGCGGGAGAAGAAGACTACGATAAGACAACTAGGTCCCGCGTCACCATGATCACGCCGACTCAACTAGAGGCAGTCTCCGCCAAGCTGACTGACTGGAAGAAACTGGCCGCCAAACTGGGGTACAAAACTGACGAGATACAGTACTTCGAGAGCGAAAACGCTACAG ATGCGGCAAGGGCCAAAAATATGCTGCAACTTTGGTTCGATGACGACGAGGACGCTTCTGTGGAGAATCTGCTCTACATCATGGAGGGGTTGGAGCTGACAGAGGCCTGTGAGGCCTTGAAGAGCGTCAAATGA